The Maridesulfovibrio sp. genomic sequence GCTCGCCTTGATAAAAGCCGTGCGGAGGACACTCTTGTGCCGAAATGTTTATGAAATTTTAAACTAAACTTGCAGGGCACGCTTCATGGCGACGGTGCCTGTGCGGGCTACTTCCTTGATACCGAATCTGCTAAGCATATTGATCAGTGCCTCGATTTTACCACGGTCACCTGTCACTTCAATGGATAATTCATCCACACTGACATCGACAACCTTACAGCGGAAGATATCCACAATACGCAGAATTTCAGCCCGCTTGGCATCTTCGGCATTGACCTTGAGAATGACCATCTCACGCTCAACAGCCTTGTGTTCCATCATATCAACAACCTTGATGACAGTAACCAGCTTACGAAGCTGTTTAACTATCTGCTCCACAATGTGCTCATCGCCGAAGGTTGTGATAGTCATCTGGGAAACTCCCTCCTCAAGGGTGGGAGCTACGTTGAGGGATTCAATGTTGAATCCTCGCCCGCTGAACAGTCCTGCAACTCTGGAAAGAACCCCGGGCTCGTTTTCAACTGTCACGGATAAAGTATGTCTCATTACTTCCTCCTAAACGAGCAGCATGTCGGTTAATGAAGCACCGGCGGGAACCATGGGGTACACGTTCTCTTCCGGATCCACACGGACATCGATGATAGTCGGCTTTCCATTGGAAAAAGCTTCCTTGAGTATCGGTTCGAGGTCTTTTTCTTCAGTAACCCTGTACCCGGCGGCTCCGTAAGCTTCGGCAAGTTTCACGAAATCAGGCTG encodes the following:
- the ilvN gene encoding acetolactate synthase small subunit; amino-acid sequence: MRHTLSVTVENEPGVLSRVAGLFSGRGFNIESLNVAPTLEEGVSQMTITTFGDEHIVEQIVKQLRKLVTVIKVVDMMEHKAVEREMVILKVNAEDAKRAEILRIVDIFRCKVVDVSVDELSIEVTGDRGKIEALINMLSRFGIKEVARTGTVAMKRALQV